A section of the Dromaius novaehollandiae isolate bDroNov1 chromosome 6, bDroNov1.hap1, whole genome shotgun sequence genome encodes:
- the TBATA gene encoding protein TBATA isoform X3, whose product MHMCHEPGRSSWGTGVSAAGTAGLNGVPVCTAKDGWPALSPLSPQSRIKDRLSTPIPGGPGRQMPIGDPPSKAIPWLTAGVLSEAWREEPRELAARVDAASPAETAKEEVASHEKAQRVTQYPAEMGQLIPPPSRATARRSSRQLYRGSARTEGKQAALSCQDRELVVLEPPGQILQAHSSTAAQQRLLTAGQREKDVVLGLLQAASATLQLQPQALGTGTGDSARSQASQATAGLSSRDRRGGRNQPGRCSQGQKQEPVPQEEKAARTGTAEVLQVHSSREEKPRQPDPTN is encoded by the exons atgcacatgtgtcACGAGCCCGGCCGGTCGTCCTGGGGCACAGGGGTTTCAGCGGCTGGGACTGCGG GCCTGAACGGCGTGCCCGTATGCACGGCGAAGGACGGCTGGCCAGCGCTGAGCCCGCTCTCGCCTCAATCCCGGATTAAGGACCggctttccacccccatcccgggggggccgggcaggcAGATGCCAATCGGGGATCCCCCCAGCAAGGCGATCCCGTGGCTGACCGCAG GTGTGTTGTCGGAGGCCTGGAGGGAGGAACCGAGGGAACTCGCCGCCAGAGTTGACGCTGCCTCTCCTGCTGAAACGGCAAAGGAGGAGGTGGCAAGTCACGAAAAG GCCCAGCGGGTGACCCAGTACCCAGCAGAGATGGGACAGCTCATCCCACCTCCCTCTCGTGCCACCGCTCGCCGCTCATCGCGCCAGCTGTACCGCGGGAGTGCCAGGACCGAAGGGAAGCAAGCTGCCCTCTCCTGCCAGGACCGAGAGCTCGTG GTGCTGGAGCCGCCGGGGCAGATCCTGCAGGCACACTCCTCGACGGCGGCTCAGCAGCGGCTGCTCACAGCCGGGCAGAGGG AAAAGGATGTtgtcctggggctgctgcaggctgcaagTGCCACCCTCCAGCTGCAGCCGCAGGCCCTGGGCACAGGCACGGGGGACAGCGCCAGGTCCCAGGCGTCCCAGGCCACCGCGGGCCTCTCCTCCAGGGACCGGCGCGGCGGGAGGAACCAGCCAGGCAG ATGCTCCCAGGGACAGAAGCAAGAACCAGTTCcacaggaggagaaagcag CGCGCACTGGCACAGCAGAAGTCCTCCAGGTCCATTCGTCCCGGGAGGAGAAGCCAAGGCAGCCCGACCCCACCAACTAA
- the TBATA gene encoding protein TBATA isoform X2, with product MPIGDPPSKAIPWLTAGVLSEAWREEPRELAARVDAASPAETAKEEVASHEKAQRVTQYPAEMGQLIPPPSRATARRSSRQLYRGSARTEGKQAALSCQDRELVVLEPPGQILQAHSSTAAQQRLLTAGQRGEDSQEYEGWGLGLRIPLLSLKPASLATSAGPAKRMLSWGCCRLQVPPSSCSRRPWAQARGTAPGPRRPRPPRASPPGTGAAGGTSQADAPRDRSKNQFHRRRKQRALAQQKSSRSIRPGRRSQGSPTPPTNGATALCEELLSRYPLHLKCFIPYVVQRVHATSRAVSASPRSSPCFYFLRWDAPKLTAV from the exons ATGCCAATCGGGGATCCCCCCAGCAAGGCGATCCCGTGGCTGACCGCAG GTGTGTTGTCGGAGGCCTGGAGGGAGGAACCGAGGGAACTCGCCGCCAGAGTTGACGCTGCCTCTCCTGCTGAAACGGCAAAGGAGGAGGTGGCAAGTCACGAAAAG GCCCAGCGGGTGACCCAGTACCCAGCAGAGATGGGACAGCTCATCCCACCTCCCTCTCGTGCCACCGCTCGCCGCTCATCGCGCCAGCTGTACCGCGGGAGTGCCAGGACCGAAGGGAAGCAAGCTGCCCTCTCCTGCCAGGACCGAGAGCTCGTG GTGCTGGAGCCGCCGGGGCAGATCCTGCAGGCACACTCCTCGACGGCGGCTCAGCAGCGGCTGCTCACAGCCGGGCAGAGGGGTGAGGACAGCCAGGAATATGAGGGTTGGGGACTGGGGCTCAGGATCCCACTCCTGTCCTTAAAGCCTGCCAGCCTCGCTACTTCGGCCGGGCCTGCC AAAAGGATGTtgtcctggggctgctgcaggctgcaagTGCCACCCTCCAGCTGCAGCCGCAGGCCCTGGGCACAGGCACGGGGGACAGCGCCAGGTCCCAGGCGTCCCAGGCCACCGCGGGCCTCTCCTCCAGGGACCGGCGCGGCGGGAGGAACCAGCCAGGCAG ATGCTCCCAGGGACAGAAGCAAGAACCAGTTCcacaggaggagaaagcag CGCGCACTGGCACAGCAGAAGTCCTCCAGGTCCATTCGTCCCGGGAGGAGAAGCCAAGGCAGCCCGACCCCACCAACTAACGGTGCCACAGCCCTGTGCGAGGAACTGCTGTCACGTTACCCGCTACACCTGAAATGCTTCATTCCCTACGTAGTACAAAGAGTTCATGCAACAAGTCGTGCAGTCTCAGCATCGCCTAGATCCTCTCCTTGCTTTTACTTCCTACGCTGGGATGCTCCAAAGTTAACGGCAGTTTAG
- the TBATA gene encoding protein TBATA isoform X1, giving the protein MHMCHEPGRSSWGTGVSAAGTAGLNGVPVCTAKDGWPALSPLSPQSRIKDRLSTPIPGGPGRQMPIGDPPSKAIPWLTAGVLSEAWREEPRELAARVDAASPAETAKEEVASHEKAQRVTQYPAEMGQLIPPPSRATARRSSRQLYRGSARTEGKQAALSCQDRELVVLEPPGQILQAHSSTAAQQRLLTAGQRGEDSQEYEGWGLGLRIPLLSLKPASLATSAGPAKRMLSWGCCRLQVPPSSCSRRPWAQARGTAPGPRRPRPPRASPPGTGAAGGTSQADAPRDRSKNQFHRRRKQRALAQQKSSRSIRPGRRSQGSPTPPTNGATALCEELLSRYPLHLKCFIPYVVQRVHATSRAVSASPRSSPCFYFLRWDAPKLTAV; this is encoded by the exons atgcacatgtgtcACGAGCCCGGCCGGTCGTCCTGGGGCACAGGGGTTTCAGCGGCTGGGACTGCGG GCCTGAACGGCGTGCCCGTATGCACGGCGAAGGACGGCTGGCCAGCGCTGAGCCCGCTCTCGCCTCAATCCCGGATTAAGGACCggctttccacccccatcccgggggggccgggcaggcAGATGCCAATCGGGGATCCCCCCAGCAAGGCGATCCCGTGGCTGACCGCAG GTGTGTTGTCGGAGGCCTGGAGGGAGGAACCGAGGGAACTCGCCGCCAGAGTTGACGCTGCCTCTCCTGCTGAAACGGCAAAGGAGGAGGTGGCAAGTCACGAAAAG GCCCAGCGGGTGACCCAGTACCCAGCAGAGATGGGACAGCTCATCCCACCTCCCTCTCGTGCCACCGCTCGCCGCTCATCGCGCCAGCTGTACCGCGGGAGTGCCAGGACCGAAGGGAAGCAAGCTGCCCTCTCCTGCCAGGACCGAGAGCTCGTG GTGCTGGAGCCGCCGGGGCAGATCCTGCAGGCACACTCCTCGACGGCGGCTCAGCAGCGGCTGCTCACAGCCGGGCAGAGGGGTGAGGACAGCCAGGAATATGAGGGTTGGGGACTGGGGCTCAGGATCCCACTCCTGTCCTTAAAGCCTGCCAGCCTCGCTACTTCGGCCGGGCCTGCC AAAAGGATGTtgtcctggggctgctgcaggctgcaagTGCCACCCTCCAGCTGCAGCCGCAGGCCCTGGGCACAGGCACGGGGGACAGCGCCAGGTCCCAGGCGTCCCAGGCCACCGCGGGCCTCTCCTCCAGGGACCGGCGCGGCGGGAGGAACCAGCCAGGCAG ATGCTCCCAGGGACAGAAGCAAGAACCAGTTCcacaggaggagaaagcag CGCGCACTGGCACAGCAGAAGTCCTCCAGGTCCATTCGTCCCGGGAGGAGAAGCCAAGGCAGCCCGACCCCACCAACTAACGGTGCCACAGCCCTGTGCGAGGAACTGCTGTCACGTTACCCGCTACACCTGAAATGCTTCATTCCCTACGTAGTACAAAGAGTTCATGCAACAAGTCGTGCAGTCTCAGCATCGCCTAGATCCTCTCCTTGCTTTTACTTCCTACGCTGGGATGCTCCAAAGTTAACGGCAGTTTAG